Proteins from a genomic interval of Papaver somniferum cultivar HN1 chromosome 4, ASM357369v1, whole genome shotgun sequence:
- the LOC113272968 gene encoding uncharacterized protein LOC113272968, which yields MSQEQCYNCKTFGHFAKNCNIPSANSSPSPIIPDSPTTQCGYCKQLGHSSRFCTSPTSRNMRRINANGVNKSSAPTRFMAVPVSPASTSNSYALDVPGGSSAPNIADIQEMIKQAL from the coding sequence ATGTCTCAAGAGCAATGTTACAATTGCAAGACTTTTGGGCACTTTGCAAAGAATTGCAATATTCCATCAGCAAATTCCTCACCTTCTCCAATAATACCTGACTCACCCACAACACAGTGTGGGTACTGTAAGCAACTTGGTCATTCATCCAGATTTTGCACCTCACCAACTTCAAGAAACATGAGAAGAATCAATGCTAATGGAGTAAACAAATCCAGTGCACCAACTAGATTTATGGCAGTCCCAGTCTCACCTGCATCAACATCAAACTCATATGCATTAGATGTACCTGGTGGTAGTTCTGCACCAAATATTGCTGATATTCAAGAGATGATTAAACAAGCACTCTGA